From the genome of Cytobacillus firmus, one region includes:
- a CDS encoding metalloregulator ArsR/SmtB family transcription factor gives MQLNRLVAFYKTMGDPTRIRIVFLLAKGPLHGQAIAGKLGLTPPTITHHLNKLREINLVYQRRDKNTVYFYLNESVLKQQSGVLEKLADKEEVKKMEELNSENQKVIENFFTRDGKLKNIPAQRKKKLMVFEHLIKGLKMGKKYQEKELNEYIKQFHEDYATIRREFIINHYMYRENGIYELNPPEMWAKIEG, from the coding sequence ATGCAATTAAATCGTTTAGTAGCTTTTTATAAAACTATGGGAGACCCCACCAGAATCCGGATTGTTTTTCTCCTTGCCAAAGGGCCGCTGCATGGCCAGGCGATAGCCGGAAAGCTTGGCTTAACACCTCCTACTATTACGCATCACCTAAATAAACTGCGGGAAATAAACCTTGTTTATCAAAGGAGAGATAAAAATACTGTTTATTTTTACCTGAATGAATCTGTACTGAAACAACAGTCAGGTGTTCTTGAAAAATTGGCAGACAAAGAGGAGGTTAAAAAAATGGAGGAACTAAATTCAGAAAACCAGAAGGTTATTGAAAATTTCTTTACACGGGATGGAAAGCTGAAGAACATTCCAGCCCAGAGAAAGAAGAAACTTATGGTTTTTGAGCACTTAATTAAAGGGTTGAAAATGGGCAAAAAATATCAAGAAAAAGAGCTTAACGAATATATCAAACAGTTTCATGAAGACTATGCTACTATACGCAGAGAATTTATAATCAACCATTATATGTACCGTGAAAATGGAATTTACGAGTTAAACCCTCCTGAAATGTGGGCAAAAATAGAAGGGTAA
- a CDS encoding methylated-DNA--[protein]-cysteine S-methyltransferase, with the protein MAGRVYSKKLTPAGDIYIVAENGILLALYMGEADFLEGEEVSSLQFNPSDTLLKKCALQLEEYFDGYRKEFDIPIEPHGTEFQKTVWKELCLIPFGETRSYQDIAVKIGKDKAVRAIGQANKANRLPIIIPCHRVIGKNKSLTGYAGSRTEIKEILLSLEGANYAK; encoded by the coding sequence ATGGCAGGCAGAGTGTATTCTAAAAAATTGACACCGGCTGGAGACATTTACATCGTAGCAGAAAATGGAATCCTTTTGGCTTTATACATGGGGGAAGCTGATTTTCTGGAAGGGGAAGAGGTCTCATCATTGCAATTTAATCCCTCTGACACTTTGTTAAAAAAGTGTGCTCTCCAGCTTGAGGAATACTTTGACGGATATAGGAAAGAGTTTGATATCCCTATAGAGCCTCATGGCACTGAATTTCAAAAAACAGTATGGAAAGAGCTTTGCCTCATCCCATTTGGCGAGACAAGAAGCTATCAGGACATTGCTGTTAAAATAGGGAAAGACAAAGCTGTGCGGGCCATTGGACAGGCAAATAAGGCCAATCGCCTTCCAATCATTATTCCTTGCCATCGTGTTATCGGCAAAAATAAATCTCTAACCGGGTATGCAGGAAGCAGGACAGAAATTAAAGAAATATTATTATCCCTTGAAGGGGCTAATTATGCAAAATAG
- a CDS encoding 2,3-diketo-5-methylthiopentyl-1-phosphate enolase — MSEIIAVYLIHDEKHNPEKKAEEIALGLTVGSWTHLPELEKQQLEKHKGRVVSVETFTKDAESKETAAIIKIAYPAVNFSPDLPAILTTVFGKLSLDGKIKLLDLQFSNELKNFFPGPRFGIEGLRGKLNVYDRPLLMSIFKGVLGKDMDFLTSQLREQALGGIDLVKDDEILFENSLTPSEARIKEGKKVLRQVYEETGHRTLYAVNLTGRSFELRDKARKASSLGADLLLFNVFSYGLDVLQALREDDEIELPIMAHPAVSGALSASSVYGISYPLLLGKLLRYAGADLSLFPSPYGSVALEKTQALSIADSLTGMDFCKRTFPVPSAGIHPGLVPLLFEDFGTDSVINAGGGVHGHPDGARGGGLAFRQAIDLTLKGASLADAPSDFPELKRAIDLWGYKKAAVQNG, encoded by the coding sequence ATGAGCGAAATTATTGCAGTGTACCTAATACATGATGAAAAACATAATCCGGAGAAAAAAGCGGAGGAAATTGCTTTAGGTTTAACGGTGGGATCATGGACCCATCTGCCGGAGCTTGAAAAGCAGCAGCTGGAGAAGCATAAAGGCAGGGTCGTTTCTGTTGAAACCTTTACAAAAGATGCAGAAAGTAAGGAAACAGCAGCAATTATTAAGATCGCCTATCCTGCTGTAAATTTTAGTCCGGATTTACCGGCAATATTAACAACAGTCTTTGGGAAACTGTCACTGGACGGAAAGATTAAACTTTTGGATTTACAGTTTTCCAATGAATTAAAAAATTTTTTCCCCGGACCTCGATTTGGGATTGAAGGGTTAAGGGGAAAATTGAATGTATATGACAGGCCTCTTCTGATGAGCATCTTCAAAGGAGTGCTCGGCAAAGATATGGATTTTTTGACTTCACAGCTGCGGGAACAGGCCTTGGGCGGCATAGACCTTGTAAAAGACGATGAAATTTTATTTGAAAACAGCCTTACACCGTCAGAAGCGCGGATAAAGGAAGGAAAAAAGGTTTTGAGACAGGTTTATGAAGAAACGGGCCATCGGACCTTATATGCTGTAAATTTAACAGGCAGGTCGTTTGAATTAAGAGATAAGGCAAGAAAGGCATCCAGTCTTGGGGCTGATCTTCTTCTTTTCAATGTATTCTCTTATGGGCTCGATGTATTGCAGGCTTTGAGGGAAGATGATGAGATTGAACTGCCTATCATGGCACATCCTGCAGTCAGCGGAGCCCTTTCAGCTTCAAGTGTTTATGGGATCTCCTATCCTTTGCTTTTGGGCAAACTGCTCAGGTATGCAGGGGCAGACTTGTCTCTTTTCCCATCACCTTATGGGTCAGTAGCCCTTGAAAAAACACAGGCATTATCAATTGCGGATAGCCTGACTGGGATGGATTTTTGCAAAAGAACTTTTCCGGTACCCTCAGCCGGCATCCATCCGGGTTTAGTTCCATTGCTATTCGAAGACTTCGGAACAGACAGTGTCATCAATGCCGGAGGCGGCGTACACGGGCACCCGGATGGGGCAAGAGGAGGCGGTTTGGCATTCCGCCAGGCGATTGATTTAACTTTAAAGGGAGCTTCTTTAGCCGATGCTCCATCAGACTTCCCTGAATTAAAAAGAGCGATTGATTTGTGGGGGTACAAAAAGGCGGCTGTACAGAATGGCTAA
- a CDS encoding 2-hydroxy-3-keto-5-methylthiopentenyl-1-phosphate phosphatase gives MAKIAVFCDFDGTITEKDNIINIMEHFAPSPWEGIKNQVLQQEISIKEGVGKMFSLLPSNLKSDLTDFILKNAKIREGFQPFVDYLAEKDIPLYIVSGGIDFFVAPVLDKYGPFEAVFCNGSDFSGDTIKILWPHSCDEKCENSCGCCKPSIMRKLEDEDTFKVVIGDSVTDLEAAKQADFVIARDLLLEKSKEMNLKHNSFDTFYDCIEVLKNLNEVTV, from the coding sequence ATGGCTAAAATAGCGGTATTTTGCGACTTTGATGGAACTATTACAGAAAAAGATAACATCATTAATATTATGGAGCATTTTGCTCCTTCTCCATGGGAGGGGATAAAAAATCAAGTCCTGCAGCAGGAAATTTCTATTAAAGAGGGAGTAGGAAAGATGTTTTCCCTTCTCCCAAGCAATCTGAAAAGTGATCTTACTGATTTCATCTTAAAAAATGCAAAGATAAGAGAGGGATTCCAGCCGTTTGTCGATTATCTGGCAGAAAAAGATATACCGCTTTATATAGTGAGCGGGGGAATAGACTTTTTTGTAGCTCCCGTTTTGGATAAGTATGGACCCTTTGAAGCAGTGTTCTGCAATGGTTCAGATTTTAGCGGGGACACAATAAAAATTTTATGGCCCCATAGCTGTGATGAAAAATGCGAAAATAGTTGCGGCTGCTGCAAGCCTTCCATTATGAGGAAATTAGAGGATGAGGACACATTTAAAGTGGTAATAGGAGATTCTGTAACTGACCTTGAGGCTGCAAAACAGGCGGACTTTGTCATAGCAAGAGACCTGCTGCTGGAGAAAAGCAAAGAAATGAACCTTAAACATAATTCTTTTGATACGTTCTATGATTGCATTGAAGTCTTAAAAAATTTAAATGAGGTGACAGTATGA
- a CDS encoding carbon-nitrogen family hydrolase has product MKLKVACLQMDITFGKPEKNFIAAEAMIHKALKSNPEVLVLPELWTTGYDLTRLDEIADQDAAFALAFLKEIAQKNKVHLIGGSVAKKTAEGIYNTLLIVDNNGDLIHEYSKLHLFKLMNEHLYLKGGSARGEFSLDNRKFAGMICYDIRFPEWIRTHTAEGAEALFVVAQWPLARLSHWRTLLIARAIENQCYVIACNRSGSDPANVFAGHSMIIDPWGDVLAEGSETEEILHAEIDLDKVKEVRSLIPIFDDRKPDFYRG; this is encoded by the coding sequence ATGAAATTAAAGGTTGCCTGTTTACAAATGGATATTACCTTTGGAAAACCTGAGAAGAATTTTATAGCGGCTGAAGCCATGATTCATAAAGCGCTCAAGTCTAATCCGGAAGTTTTGGTACTTCCGGAGCTTTGGACGACAGGCTATGATTTGACCAGATTGGATGAAATTGCGGACCAGGATGCAGCCTTCGCACTGGCTTTTTTGAAAGAGATCGCTCAAAAAAATAAGGTTCATCTGATTGGCGGTTCTGTTGCAAAGAAAACAGCTGAGGGCATTTACAATACGCTGCTGATTGTAGATAACAATGGAGACCTTATACATGAATACAGCAAGCTGCACTTATTTAAGCTTATGAATGAGCATCTCTATTTGAAAGGAGGGTCAGCCAGAGGAGAATTTTCTCTGGACAATAGAAAATTTGCAGGAATGATCTGTTATGATATCCGTTTTCCTGAGTGGATACGGACCCATACAGCGGAAGGGGCAGAAGCTTTATTCGTAGTAGCACAATGGCCATTGGCCCGGCTTTCCCATTGGCGTACACTTTTGATTGCGCGCGCCATTGAAAACCAATGCTATGTCATTGCATGCAACCGTTCCGGCTCTGATCCTGCTAATGTCTTTGCAGGCCATTCGATGATTATAGATCCTTGGGGTGATGTGCTTGCTGAAGGCTCTGAAACCGAAGAAATCCTGCATGCTGAAATTGACCTGGATAAAGTGAAGGAAGTCCGCAGCTTAATTCCGATTTTTGATGACCGCAAACCGGATTTTTACCGTGGATGA
- a CDS encoding pyridoxal phosphate-dependent aminotransferase produces the protein MINYPQSELLKGLPKQFFASLTAKVGKKLEQGHDVINLGQGNPDLPTPEHIVKRLQSAAENPQNHKYSPFQGYPYFKKAAADFYKREYNVDLDPDTEIAILFGGKAGLVEIPQCLLNPGDSVLVPDPGYPDYWSGVALAKAKMLTMPLREENNFLPVYSELPAEKLNSAKLMFLNYPNNPTGAVANIDFFQETVELSRKHGICTVHDFAYGGIGFDGKIPVSFLQAEGAKEVGIEIYTLSKTFNMAGWRVGFAAGNASVIAALNLMQDHLYVSLFGAVQEAAAAALSGSQDCVKELNSIYESRRNTFISGLREIGWDVQAPQGSFFAWLKVPESFTSEEFSEYLLEKAHIAVAPGNGFGQFGEGFVRAGLLTSEERLKEAVRRIQKLDLF, from the coding sequence TTGATTAATTATCCGCAATCAGAACTATTAAAAGGTCTGCCAAAACAGTTTTTTGCCTCATTGACAGCTAAGGTGGGGAAAAAGCTTGAACAGGGTCATGATGTCATCAACCTGGGACAGGGAAATCCTGATCTGCCTACCCCGGAGCATATTGTCAAGCGTCTTCAAAGTGCAGCTGAAAACCCTCAAAATCATAAGTATTCTCCTTTTCAGGGTTACCCGTATTTTAAAAAGGCAGCAGCTGACTTTTATAAAAGGGAATATAATGTGGATTTGGACCCCGATACTGAAATAGCCATCCTTTTTGGAGGCAAAGCAGGGCTTGTTGAAATTCCTCAATGCCTTTTAAATCCCGGGGACAGCGTATTGGTTCCGGACCCGGGATATCCTGATTACTGGTCAGGAGTTGCGCTTGCTAAAGCAAAAATGCTAACAATGCCTCTGAGAGAGGAAAATAACTTCTTGCCTGTTTACAGTGAATTGCCAGCTGAGAAGCTTAATTCAGCCAAATTAATGTTTCTTAATTATCCAAATAACCCTACTGGAGCAGTGGCAAACATTGATTTTTTTCAAGAAACAGTCGAATTGAGCCGAAAGCATGGTATCTGCACCGTTCATGACTTTGCATATGGCGGAATTGGATTTGATGGAAAAATACCTGTAAGTTTTCTTCAGGCAGAAGGGGCAAAAGAGGTCGGAATTGAAATTTATACTCTTTCAAAGACCTTTAATATGGCTGGCTGGAGAGTAGGGTTTGCCGCTGGAAATGCAAGCGTTATTGCAGCACTGAACCTGATGCAGGATCATCTTTACGTCAGCTTGTTTGGAGCTGTTCAGGAAGCTGCGGCAGCTGCTCTGTCAGGCTCACAGGATTGTGTAAAAGAGTTGAATTCGATCTACGAATCCAGACGAAATACATTCATTTCCGGTCTCAGGGAAATCGGGTGGGATGTACAAGCTCCTCAAGGCTCCTTTTTTGCATGGCTTAAGGTCCCGGAATCATTTACATCTGAAGAGTTTTCTGAGTATCTCCTGGAAAAAGCGCATATTGCAGTTGCACCAGGCAATGGGTTCGGCCAATTTGGAGAAGGATTTGTGAGAGCCGGTTTGCTGACATCTGAAGAAAGACTTAAAGAAGCGGTAAGGCGAATACAAAAATTAGATCTATTTTAA